A genomic region of Pseudoxanthomonas suwonensis contains the following coding sequences:
- a CDS encoding glycosyltransferase family 2 protein yields MTRISIILPAKNEADGLRKTLPALQRTAPGAELIVVDDGSTDATAQVAAEHGATVLSSPYSMGNGAAIKRGARHASGEILVFMDADGQHDPACIPRLLERLEHGYDMVVGARDWAGQAGVHRGAANAFYNWLASRMTGFDVKDLTSGFRVVRAGKFREFLHLLPNGFSYPTTSTMAFFRSAYAVAYEPIPVARRIGKSHIRPLRDGVRFLLIIFKIATLYSPLKLFAPVAMAFFFTGLGYYLFTYLTQNRFTNMSLLLFSASVIVFLIGLISEQITSLTYRRDD; encoded by the coding sequence TTGACGCGCATCAGCATCATCCTGCCTGCCAAGAACGAGGCCGACGGCCTGCGCAAGACCCTCCCGGCCCTGCAGCGAACGGCCCCTGGCGCCGAGTTGATCGTGGTCGACGACGGCTCCACCGACGCCACCGCCCAGGTGGCGGCCGAGCACGGCGCCACCGTCCTGAGCAGCCCCTATTCGATGGGCAACGGCGCGGCCATCAAGCGCGGCGCCCGCCATGCCAGCGGCGAGATCCTGGTGTTCATGGATGCCGACGGCCAGCACGACCCGGCCTGCATCCCGCGGCTGCTGGAACGGCTGGAACACGGCTACGACATGGTGGTCGGCGCCCGCGACTGGGCCGGCCAGGCCGGCGTCCACCGCGGCGCGGCCAACGCCTTCTACAACTGGCTGGCCAGCCGGATGACCGGATTCGACGTCAAGGATCTGACCTCCGGCTTCCGCGTGGTCCGCGCCGGCAAGTTCCGCGAATTCCTGCACCTGCTGCCGAACGGATTCTCCTACCCCACCACCAGCACCATGGCCTTCTTCCGCAGCGCCTACGCGGTGGCGTACGAGCCGATCCCGGTGGCCAGGCGGATCGGCAAGAGCCACATCAGGCCGCTGCGCGACGGGGTGCGGTTCCTGCTGATCATCTTCAAGATCGCGACGCTGTATTCGCCACTCAAGCTGTTTGCGCCGGTGGCGATGGCGTTCTTCTTCACCGGCCTGGGCTACTACCTGTTCACCTACCTCACCCAGAACAGGTTCACCAACATGAGCCTGCTGCTTTTCAGCGCCTCGGTCATCGTGTTCCTGATCGGGCTGATATCGGAGCAGATCACTTCGCTGACGTATCGCCGTGACGACTAG
- the pilB gene encoding type IV-A pilus assembly ATPase PilB codes for MSAVVSANLVGITGIARRLVQDGAMDEAAARAAMAKATEAKVPLAQWIAEKKLVAPAQLAAANAVEFGMPLLDVSAFDPSQNALKLVSEELVQKHHVLPLFKRGNKLFVGTSNPTQTAALAELQFHTNLVVEAILVDEDQIRRTLEQWQNLGGQISGDLGEGDDEGLDSLDVTGGDEEASDSGVDAKGDDTPVVKFVNKVLIDAIRRGASDIHFEPYETDYRVRLRVDGLLKTVARAPVKLNPRIAARLKVMAQLDIAEKRVPQDGRIKLNLSKTKQIDFRVSTLPTLFGEKVVLRILDASAAKLGIDKLGYEADQQKLFLEAIQKPYGMVLVTGPTGSGKTVSLYTALGILNDDLRNISTVEDPVEIRLPGVNQVQQNVKRGMTFAAALRSFLRQDPDIIMVGEIRDLETAEIAIKAAQTGHMVLSTLHTNDAPQTIARLMNMGIAPYNITSSVTLVIAQRLARRLCSKCRKPVDLPENALLAEGFTEAEIKAGVTIYEAVGCDECTEGYKGRTGIYQVMPMSEEVQAIVLEGGNAMQIAEVAQKAGIRDLRQSALMKCRNGITSLAEINRVTKD; via the coding sequence ATGAGCGCCGTAGTTTCCGCCAACCTCGTCGGCATCACCGGCATCGCCCGTCGCCTGGTGCAGGACGGGGCCATGGACGAGGCGGCCGCCCGCGCGGCCATGGCCAAGGCCACCGAGGCCAAGGTGCCGCTGGCGCAATGGATCGCCGAGAAGAAGCTGGTCGCGCCGGCGCAGCTGGCCGCGGCCAACGCGGTCGAGTTCGGCATGCCGCTGCTGGACGTCTCGGCCTTCGACCCGTCGCAGAACGCGCTGAAGCTGGTCAGCGAGGAGCTGGTGCAGAAGCATCACGTGCTGCCGCTGTTCAAGCGCGGCAACAAGTTGTTCGTCGGGACCAGCAACCCGACCCAGACCGCGGCCCTGGCCGAGCTGCAGTTCCATACCAACCTGGTGGTGGAAGCCATCCTGGTCGACGAGGACCAGATCCGCCGGACCCTGGAGCAGTGGCAGAACCTGGGTGGGCAGATCAGCGGCGACCTGGGCGAGGGCGACGACGAGGGGCTCGACAGCCTGGATGTGACGGGTGGTGACGAGGAGGCCTCCGACTCCGGCGTCGACGCCAAGGGCGACGACACTCCCGTGGTCAAGTTCGTCAACAAGGTGCTGATCGACGCGATCCGCCGCGGCGCCTCGGACATCCATTTCGAGCCCTACGAGACCGACTATCGGGTGCGCCTGCGCGTCGACGGCCTGCTCAAGACCGTGGCCCGCGCGCCGGTCAAGCTCAATCCGCGCATCGCCGCGCGCCTGAAGGTGATGGCGCAGCTGGACATCGCCGAGAAGCGGGTGCCGCAGGACGGACGCATCAAGCTCAACCTGTCCAAGACCAAGCAGATCGACTTCCGCGTCAGCACCCTGCCGACCCTGTTCGGCGAGAAAGTGGTGCTGCGTATCCTGGACGCCAGTGCGGCCAAGCTGGGCATCGACAAGCTGGGCTACGAGGCGGACCAGCAGAAGCTGTTCCTGGAGGCGATCCAGAAGCCGTACGGCATGGTCCTGGTGACCGGCCCGACCGGCTCGGGCAAGACGGTGTCGCTGTACACCGCGCTGGGCATCCTCAACGACGACCTGCGCAACATCTCCACGGTCGAGGACCCGGTGGAAATCCGCCTGCCGGGTGTGAACCAGGTGCAGCAGAACGTCAAGCGCGGCATGACCTTCGCCGCGGCGCTGCGCAGCTTCCTGCGCCAGGACCCGGACATCATCATGGTCGGCGAAATCCGCGACCTGGAGACGGCGGAGATTGCGATTAAGGCGGCGCAGACTGGCCACATGGTGCTGTCGACGCTGCATACCAACGATGCGCCGCAGACCATCGCGCGCCTGATGAACATGGGCATCGCGCCGTACAACATCACCTCGTCGGTGACCCTGGTGATCGCCCAGCGCTTGGCACGGCGGCTGTGCTCCAAATGCAGAAAGCCGGTGGATCTGCCCGAGAACGCGCTGCTGGCCGAGGGCTTCACCGAGGCCGAGATCAAGGCGGGCGTCACCATCTACGAGGCGGTGGGCTGCGACGAGTGCACCGAGGGCTACAAGGGCCGTACCGGCATCTACCAGGTGATGCCGATGAGCGAAGAGGTGCAGGCGATCGTGCTGGAGGGCGGCAACGCCATGCAGATCGCCGAGGTGGCGCAGAAGGCCGGCATCCGCGACCTGCGGCAGTCGGCGCTGATGAAGTGCCGCAACGGGATTACCAGCCTGGCCGAGATCAATCGCGTCACCAAGGATTGA
- a CDS encoding REP-associated tyrosine transposase — MDMHVEDRFRGHRALRRGRVSLPGQVYHVTVVTRDRRPWFADFHVACEAARAFHRPVALADATLLAWVLMPDHVHWLLELGPRVPLEMVVSRMKATSGVQANRMLARAGPLWCPAFHDRALRQEDDLRAVARYIIANPLRAGLAEHIGGYPFWDCVWLPSFSL, encoded by the coding sequence ATGGACATGCACGTCGAAGATCGATTCCGTGGGCATCGCGCACTGCGGCGCGGCCGGGTCTCTTTGCCGGGGCAGGTCTATCACGTCACCGTCGTGACCCGTGACCGGCGGCCCTGGTTCGCGGATTTCCATGTGGCGTGCGAGGCGGCACGCGCATTCCACCGGCCGGTTGCGCTGGCCGATGCGACGCTGCTGGCCTGGGTGCTGATGCCGGACCATGTGCACTGGCTGCTTGAACTGGGCCCGCGGGTGCCGCTTGAAATGGTGGTGTCGCGGATGAAGGCGACCAGCGGCGTGCAAGCCAACCGGATGCTGGCCCGTGCCGGCCCGTTGTGGTGCCCGGCCTTCCATGACCGGGCGCTGCGCCAGGAGGACGACCTGCGTGCGGTGGCACGGTACATCATCGCCAATCCGCTGCGGGCGGGTTTGGCCGAGCATATCGGGGGTTACCCGTTCTGGGATTGCGTCTGGCTCCCATCCTTCTCCTTGTAG
- the ybgC gene encoding tol-pal system-associated acyl-CoA thioesterase — translation MFSIPIRVYWEDTDAGGVVYHARYVAFLERARSDALRALGRGQQALQQAGLVFAVHSMRLEFLRPARLDDLLQVTAEVSRVGRASVVFAQRILRGEELLLTAEVKVAALRAADFRPCPVEESLYQELKSLQDGPKA, via the coding sequence ATGTTCAGCATTCCGATACGGGTCTACTGGGAAGATACCGACGCCGGTGGCGTGGTCTACCACGCCCGGTACGTGGCCTTCCTGGAACGGGCCCGCAGCGATGCGTTGCGGGCGCTGGGCCGGGGCCAGCAGGCGCTGCAGCAGGCCGGGCTGGTGTTCGCGGTGCACTCGATGCGGCTGGAGTTCCTGCGCCCGGCGCGGCTGGACGACCTGCTGCAGGTGACCGCGGAGGTGTCCCGGGTCGGCCGGGCCAGCGTGGTCTTCGCCCAGCGCATCCTGCGCGGCGAGGAACTGCTGCTGACCGCCGAGGTCAAGGTCGCCGCTCTGCGCGCGGCCGATTTCCGGCCATGCCCGGTCGAGGAGTCGCTGTACCAGGAACTGAAATCGCTGCAGGACGGTCCCAAGGCGTGA
- the tolQ gene encoding protein TolQ → MTGSILALVATAVEVLPQEAAAAAAATAAHGGINYLDLMLRASLPVKLIVLLLLAGSLISWVIIFRKLRTFKAADQEADDFENRFWSGAELGKLYASATDRNRVVGGLEAIFEAGFREFTRLRDKRRHDGRAQLEGAQRAMRVAYTREVGHLERNLELLANIGSTAPYVGLVGTVFGIMVTMHDMLNQGAQVGIASVAPGISEALFATAIGLFVAIPAVWAFNRYTTRVDRLAQRYESFADEFSSILQRQAGADE, encoded by the coding sequence ATGACCGGATCGATCCTGGCCCTGGTGGCCACTGCGGTGGAGGTGCTGCCGCAAGAGGCGGCCGCCGCTGCCGCCGCCACCGCGGCGCACGGCGGCATCAACTACCTGGACCTGATGCTGCGCGCCAGCCTGCCGGTCAAGCTGATCGTGCTGCTGCTGCTGGCCGGGTCGCTGATCAGCTGGGTGATCATTTTCCGCAAGCTGCGCACCTTCAAGGCCGCCGACCAGGAGGCCGACGACTTCGAAAACCGGTTCTGGTCCGGCGCCGAGCTGGGCAAGCTGTACGCGTCGGCCACCGACCGCAATCGCGTGGTCGGCGGGCTGGAGGCGATCTTCGAGGCCGGCTTCCGCGAGTTCACCCGCCTGCGCGACAAGCGCCGCCATGACGGCCGCGCCCAGTTGGAGGGCGCCCAGCGCGCCATGCGCGTGGCCTACACCCGCGAGGTCGGCCACCTGGAGCGCAATCTCGAACTGCTGGCCAACATCGGCTCGACCGCGCCCTATGTGGGCCTGGTCGGCACCGTGTTCGGGATCATGGTGACCATGCACGACATGCTCAACCAGGGCGCGCAGGTCGGCATCGCCTCGGTCGCGCCGGGCATCTCCGAGGCGCTGTTCGCCACCGCCATCGGCCTGTTCGTGGCGATCCCGGCGGTATGGGCCTTCAACCGCTACACCACGCGCGTGGACCGGCTGGCGCAGCGCTACGAGAGCTTCGCCGACGAGTTCAGCTCGATCCTGCAGCGCCAGGCCGGCGCGGACGAGTGA
- the tolR gene encoding protein TolR, whose translation MTTTFTHHKRRKLKSEINVVPYIDVMLVLLIIFMVTAPLLSLSVDVDLPKSDARAVDSKKDPVIVTVDADGRYFLTLQGGKPEGIDATELSARLSAFVAQNKDVPVFVAAPGGTEYQKVMDTMVLVQAAGVPRVSLMSQPGGNAR comes from the coding sequence ATGACCACGACCTTCACCCACCACAAGCGGCGCAAGCTCAAGTCCGAGATCAACGTCGTGCCGTACATCGACGTGATGCTGGTGCTGCTGATCATTTTCATGGTCACCGCGCCGCTGCTGAGCCTGAGCGTGGACGTGGACCTGCCCAAGTCCGACGCCCGCGCGGTGGACAGCAAGAAGGACCCGGTGATCGTCACCGTCGACGCCGACGGGCGCTATTTCCTGACCCTGCAGGGCGGCAAGCCCGAGGGCATCGACGCCACCGAGCTGAGCGCGCGCCTGTCCGCCTTCGTCGCCCAGAACAAGGACGTGCCGGTGTTCGTCGCCGCGCCGGGCGGCACCGAGTACCAGAAGGTCATGGACACCATGGTGCTGGTGCAGGCCGCCGGCGTGCCGCGGGTCAGCCTGATGAGCCAGCCGGGTGGCAATGCACGCTGA